The sequence GAACTTGATGATCAATTCTATCTTGCTCACAGGGATACCAAGTTTCTCAGAAACAGAAGCTTTACTTTCACCCGCGTTGATCAGTTCCATCACATCATCAAGAGAAGAGAAGTTGTCTATCACATCTTTCACTGCAACACGTGATGCTTCATAGTTTGCTATCGTCACATTCTTTACATCCAGTATCTCATTGAGCTTTTTATTTTCTTTTGCCAATTTACTGTTTTTCCCCACAAGCATAAACAGTATGATCACCAAGAGTGCCAATAACCCTAAAACTGTGATATCGATCATTTCCATCTTATAGTACCTCCACAATAATCAAAGTTAAAAAAACAAATCCCAAGTACCCATTCACCGTAAAAAAGGCTTTGTCTATTTTTGTAAAATCTTTGTTGACGATGTAGTGTTCATAACTCAACATGATAGCAGAAAAAAGTATAGCAAGCTGCGCCCAAAAACCTAATACTGCGCTGACTACAAAATAAGTCCAAAAAACAATGGCTAAAAAATGGAATACCCTTGCGATCCACATAGTCTTATTTGCCCCAAATTTAGAAGGGATAGAGTGTAATCCATGTGCTTTATCAAATTCTATATCTTGCAGAGAGTAGAGCAAGTCAAATCCTGAGACCCAGAACATTACCCCGATTGCCAGATAGACAGACCATAGAGTTATCTCGCCGTTTACTGCCACTACACCTGCTATGGGTGCCAGTCCCAAGCTCACCCCTAAGATAAGGTGTGCCATTGATGAGAAACGCTTAAAAAGTGTATAGGCCCCAAGGACAACTAAAATAGGCAGTGAGAGCTGAAAAGCCAATGGGTTCACGAAATACGCCACCACCATAAACAACAATGCATTCATCACGACAAACCCGACCATTTGTCTATTGGATACCCTACCGTCTACAGAAGGACGATTTTTCGTACGTGGATTCAGTCTATCAATATCTCTATCCAGATAACGGTTGACACCCATAGCAAAGTTTCGTGCAGTAACTGCAGCCAATGTGCCTAAAAACAATAGCTTCCAGCCAAACCAACCTTGTGCAGCCACAAGCATGGCTATAAAGATAAATGGCAGGGAAAACACTGAGTGTTTAAACATGACCAATTCTGAAAAATGGTTCAATTTCTCTCTAAAACGATTCACTGTTTCACTCTATGGATGAGGGATTTTCAGTTTAGAATTCAGTGACCATGCAATGATCAGTACCAAAACAGCGATAATGTAACTATTTGTGATCACACCGTAGGCATTTAAGAGATAGAGTATCCATAAAAGAATGGCTCCCAGCGGTGTAGGCACACCTTCAAAGTATTTTTCAACCTCTCCAACATCTACTTTCAGATTAAATTCTACCAGTCTTCTCAATCCATTGATGATATACCAGATAAATACCAAACCTAACAGCAATTCTTCAACCCCTGTAATGCCACTGTAGTGTTTGACCGCATAAAAAAGTAAAAATGGAGGCATGACCACGAAAGAGAGAAAATCTGCAAAACTGTCAAGTTGGATCCCAAATTCGGTTGATAGTGCGTATTTACGTGCCAGCTTACCATCTATAATGTCACAGGCACCCCCTATCCATGCCAAAACAATAGCAGTAAAGAAATCACCTCTAACGATAAAAAATATTGCCATGATGCCTACTGTAACATTCATATAGGTTACAAGGTTTGCAATGTTAAAACGATTGTTCTTGTCAAATAAATTCATTCTTGCCTCTCTTTATCAATAGTGGTATTTTATCCTTTTTGGGGTTATGGTATGATTACGCTATGAGAAGTATTAAAATAGACTACAGCGAGACACTATATGCAAGATACTAACACCTTTGAGCAACTGGCTCTCATTGGTCCTACTGCATCAGGAAAAACTGCGCTTTCCATCAAAATAGCACAACATATGAATGCCTATATTTTATCCCTCGATTCACTCTCTATCTTCAAAGAGATAGATATTGTTTCAGCAAAACCTACACTCAAGGAACGCGCCGGCATCGAACACTTTGGTATGGATTACCTCTACCCTGATGAAAGTTTTGATGTCACTACCTTTATCAGACTCTACCATGAAGTCCATAGTCGCTGTCTGGAAGATGGTAAAAATCTTGTTATTGTCGGAGGTACCAGTTTTTATCTGAAGATGCTCATTGAGGGTATCAGTGAACTGCCCAGTATCTCAAATGAAACAAAAACAAAAACCAGTAGATATTTACAAGATTTGCAAAAGAGCCATGCGTGGCTTTATAGTTTAGATTCGCTCTATATGTCAAACATAGAGCCCAATGATCCTTACCGTATAGAAAAAGCTTTGGATATCTATTTGGAAACGGGACTGACCCCCACACAATACTTTAAACAATTTCCGCCCCGACCTACGGTGACTGAGCCACTTCCTATCTACCAGATAGAGATCGAGCGAGAGAAACTTCGTGAACGTATAGCATTGCGTACCAACATAATGATCAATGACGGATTGATCGATGAGATATGTATGCTCGAAAAGAAATATACACGCTCACCTAACTGCATGAAATCTATAGGGATCAAAGAGACATTGGCTTACTTAGACGGTATCTATGACAAAAAGATGCTTAGTGAAAAGATCACCACCAATACTGCACGATTGGCTAAACGACAGACAACATTCAATAACTCTCAGTTCAATAACGTGATAAAAGGATCTGTAAAAGAGTTGGAAAAGATTTTACTATAAAAAGGTCGGCTTCCCGACCATTCTGAACGCTCAGCGCTTAACGCTGAACGCTAAATATTAGTACCCGCTGGCACTGATCATATAATAGATATACGATACAAGCGGCTGTACATAGAAGATAGCTGCAACGGTTGCAACGGTTGCAAACCCGACCATCGTCATCAATGGTTTAGAGATATTATAGTAAACCACATCCACATCTTTAACCGGCTCTTTCAAGAACATATATACAACAAGCTTCATGTAGTAGTATGCAGCGATAGCCGAGTTAAGTCCCATAATAATCGCTAACCAGATATACCCTGCATTCACCGCTGCTTGCATCACATAGATCTTACCCCAGAATACTGAGAATGGTGGAACGCCTGCCAGTGAGAACATAAAGAGCCCCATAATGACTGCACCCATAGGCATGATCTGGATCAGACCTGCAAACTTTTCATACGGATGGTCATAACGCGAATCGAATCTTCTCTTTTTGTGACGGGAGATCCATAACATGGAGAATGCGCCAAGATTAGTAAACATAAAGAGTGCATAATATAAGAATATCGCTGTGTTACCCTCTGTTGTATCCAGTG is a genomic window of Sulfurovum sp. XGS-02 containing:
- a CDS encoding phosphatidylcholine/phosphatidylserine synthase, encoding MNLFDKNNRFNIANLVTYMNVTVGIMAIFFIVRGDFFTAIVLAWIGGACDIIDGKLARKYALSTEFGIQLDSFADFLSFVVMPPFLLFYAVKHYSGITGVEELLLGLVFIWYIINGLRRLVEFNLKVDVGEVEKYFEGVPTPLGAILLWILYLLNAYGVITNSYIIAVLVLIIAWSLNSKLKIPHP
- the mqnP gene encoding menaquinone biosynthesis prenyltransferase MqnP, which encodes MNRFREKLNHFSELVMFKHSVFSLPFIFIAMLVAAQGWFGWKLLFLGTLAAVTARNFAMGVNRYLDRDIDRLNPRTKNRPSVDGRVSNRQMVGFVVMNALLFMVVAYFVNPLAFQLSLPILVVLGAYTLFKRFSSMAHLILGVSLGLAPIAGVVAVNGEITLWSVYLAIGVMFWVSGFDLLYSLQDIEFDKAHGLHSIPSKFGANKTMWIARVFHFLAIVFWTYFVVSAVLGFWAQLAILFSAIMLSYEHYIVNKDFTKIDKAFFTVNGYLGFVFLTLIIVEVL
- the miaA gene encoding tRNA (adenosine(37)-N6)-dimethylallyltransferase MiaA, coding for MQDTNTFEQLALIGPTASGKTALSIKIAQHMNAYILSLDSLSIFKEIDIVSAKPTLKERAGIEHFGMDYLYPDESFDVTTFIRLYHEVHSRCLEDGKNLVIVGGTSFYLKMLIEGISELPSISNETKTKTSRYLQDLQKSHAWLYSLDSLYMSNIEPNDPYRIEKALDIYLETGLTPTQYFKQFPPRPTVTEPLPIYQIEIEREKLRERIALRTNIMINDGLIDEICMLEKKYTRSPNCMKSIGIKETLAYLDGIYDKKMLSEKITTNTARLAKRQTTFNNSQFNNVIKGSVKELEKILL
- a CDS encoding sigma-70 family RNA polymerase sigma factor, whose product is MEMIDITVLGLLALLVIILFMLVGKNSKLAKENKKLNEILDVKNVTIANYEASRVAVKDVIDNFSSLDDVMELINAGESKASVSEKLGIPVSKIELIIKFDKLKKRD